In Drosophila nasuta strain 15112-1781.00 chromosome 2R, ASM2355853v1, whole genome shotgun sequence, a single genomic region encodes these proteins:
- the LOC132784085 gene encoding uridine phosphorylase 1 isoform X1 encodes MPPTITDKIAHDFKAHCRTQPQDDDEIDAYVHRITRYSDGTVKLRNSNIELMDQDILYHLALGSESHDLQEMFGEVKFVCMGGTPKRMENFAHFIMDEIGYKLPAGTQLQDISAYSYRYSMYKVGPVLCVSHGMGTPSVSILMHEMIKLMYHAKCMDPIFIRIGTCGGIGVEGGTVIITEDALDGQLRNSHEFTILGETVHRPAKLDKKLARELKSLASSDDPYDTIIGKTLCTNDFYEGQGRLDGAFCEFSESDKMTYLEKLRDHGVVNIEMESTIFAALTHHAGIKAAVVCVALLNRLNGDQVNAPKEVMHEWQQRPQILVSRYIRKVLAQHGQLKSLFGHQGSIKSPRRFKLVQQESQAHE; translated from the exons ATGCCGCCTACAATAACGGACAAAATCGCTCACGACTTTAAGGCACATTGCAGGACACAGCCGCAGGACGATGATGAAATCGATGCATACGTGCATCGCATAACGCG ATACTCCGATGGAACTGTCAAGTTGCGCAACTCAAACATTGAGCTGATGGATCAGGATATTCTATATCATTTGGCCTTGGGCAGTGAGAGTCATGACTTGCAAGAGATGTTTGGTGAAGTCAAG TTTGTTTGCATGGGCGGCACACCAAAGCGTATGGAGAATTTTGCACACTTCATCATGGATGAGATTGGCTACAAGCTACCCGCTGGCACACAACTCCAGGATATTAGCGCGTATTCGTACCGCTATTCGATGTACAAGGTGGGCCCAGTGCTGTGTGTCAGCCATGGCATGGGAACGCCCTCGGTGAGCATTCTGATGCACGAGATGATCAAGCTGATGTACCATGCCAAGTGCATGGATCCCATCTTCATTCGCATTGGCACCTGTGGTGGCATTGGCGTCGAGGGCGGCACGGTCATCATCACCGAGGATGCTCTCGATGGACAATTGAGGAACTCGCACGAGTTT ACAATTCTCGGCGAGACCGTGCATCGTCCAGCTAAGTTGGACAAGAAGTTGGCACGTGAACTCAAATCGCTGGCCAGTTCAGATGATCCCTATGACACCATCATTGGCAAGACCCTCTGCACAAACGATTTCTACGAGGGTCAGGGACGTCTCGATGGCGCCTTCTGTGAGTTCAGCGAATCGGACAAAATGACATATCTGGAGAAGCTGCGCGATCATGGCGTTGTTAACATCGAAATGGAGAGCACCATCTTTGCGGCGCTGACTCATCATGCGGGCATCAAGGCCGCTGTCGTCTGTGTGGCCCTGCTGAATCGCCTCAATGGCGATCAGGTCAACGCCCCCAAGGAGGTCATGCATGAGTGGCAGCAACGACCACAGATACTTGTCTCCAGATACATACGCAAGGTGCTCGCCCAGCATGGCCAGCTGAAGTCGTTGTTTGGGCATCAGGGATCTATTAAGTCGCCCAGACGCTTCAAGCTGGTACAGCAGGAATCTCAGGCCCATGAGTAA
- the LOC132784085 gene encoding uridine phosphorylase 1 isoform X3 translates to MSLLTGNSHSLSEEEIDEYSDGTVKLRNSNIELMDQDILYHLALGSESHDLQEMFGEVKFVCMGGTPKRMENFAHFIMDEIGYKLPAGTQLQDISAYSYRYSMYKVGPVLCVSHGMGTPSVSILMHEMIKLMYHAKCMDPIFIRIGTCGGIGVEGGTVIITEDALDGQLRNSHEFTILGETVHRPAKLDKKLARELKSLASSDDPYDTIIGKTLCTNDFYEGQGRLDGAFCEFSESDKMTYLEKLRDHGVVNIEMESTIFAALTHHAGIKAAVVCVALLNRLNGDQVNAPKEVMHEWQQRPQILVSRYIRKVLAQHGQLKSLFGHQGSIKSPRRFKLVQQESQAHE, encoded by the exons ATACTCCGATGGAACTGTCAAGTTGCGCAACTCAAACATTGAGCTGATGGATCAGGATATTCTATATCATTTGGCCTTGGGCAGTGAGAGTCATGACTTGCAAGAGATGTTTGGTGAAGTCAAG TTTGTTTGCATGGGCGGCACACCAAAGCGTATGGAGAATTTTGCACACTTCATCATGGATGAGATTGGCTACAAGCTACCCGCTGGCACACAACTCCAGGATATTAGCGCGTATTCGTACCGCTATTCGATGTACAAGGTGGGCCCAGTGCTGTGTGTCAGCCATGGCATGGGAACGCCCTCGGTGAGCATTCTGATGCACGAGATGATCAAGCTGATGTACCATGCCAAGTGCATGGATCCCATCTTCATTCGCATTGGCACCTGTGGTGGCATTGGCGTCGAGGGCGGCACGGTCATCATCACCGAGGATGCTCTCGATGGACAATTGAGGAACTCGCACGAGTTT ACAATTCTCGGCGAGACCGTGCATCGTCCAGCTAAGTTGGACAAGAAGTTGGCACGTGAACTCAAATCGCTGGCCAGTTCAGATGATCCCTATGACACCATCATTGGCAAGACCCTCTGCACAAACGATTTCTACGAGGGTCAGGGACGTCTCGATGGCGCCTTCTGTGAGTTCAGCGAATCGGACAAAATGACATATCTGGAGAAGCTGCGCGATCATGGCGTTGTTAACATCGAAATGGAGAGCACCATCTTTGCGGCGCTGACTCATCATGCGGGCATCAAGGCCGCTGTCGTCTGTGTGGCCCTGCTGAATCGCCTCAATGGCGATCAGGTCAACGCCCCCAAGGAGGTCATGCATGAGTGGCAGCAACGACCACAGATACTTGTCTCCAGATACATACGCAAGGTGCTCGCCCAGCATGGCCAGCTGAAGTCGTTGTTTGGGCATCAGGGATCTATTAAGTCGCCCAGACGCTTCAAGCTGGTACAGCAGGAATCTCAGGCCCATGAGTAA
- the LOC132784085 gene encoding uridine phosphorylase 1 isoform X2 — protein MLRRIHRLSGLLTSMESAYSDGTVKLRNSNIELMDQDILYHLALGSESHDLQEMFGEVKFVCMGGTPKRMENFAHFIMDEIGYKLPAGTQLQDISAYSYRYSMYKVGPVLCVSHGMGTPSVSILMHEMIKLMYHAKCMDPIFIRIGTCGGIGVEGGTVIITEDALDGQLRNSHEFTILGETVHRPAKLDKKLARELKSLASSDDPYDTIIGKTLCTNDFYEGQGRLDGAFCEFSESDKMTYLEKLRDHGVVNIEMESTIFAALTHHAGIKAAVVCVALLNRLNGDQVNAPKEVMHEWQQRPQILVSRYIRKVLAQHGQLKSLFGHQGSIKSPRRFKLVQQESQAHE, from the exons ATACTCCGATGGAACTGTCAAGTTGCGCAACTCAAACATTGAGCTGATGGATCAGGATATTCTATATCATTTGGCCTTGGGCAGTGAGAGTCATGACTTGCAAGAGATGTTTGGTGAAGTCAAG TTTGTTTGCATGGGCGGCACACCAAAGCGTATGGAGAATTTTGCACACTTCATCATGGATGAGATTGGCTACAAGCTACCCGCTGGCACACAACTCCAGGATATTAGCGCGTATTCGTACCGCTATTCGATGTACAAGGTGGGCCCAGTGCTGTGTGTCAGCCATGGCATGGGAACGCCCTCGGTGAGCATTCTGATGCACGAGATGATCAAGCTGATGTACCATGCCAAGTGCATGGATCCCATCTTCATTCGCATTGGCACCTGTGGTGGCATTGGCGTCGAGGGCGGCACGGTCATCATCACCGAGGATGCTCTCGATGGACAATTGAGGAACTCGCACGAGTTT ACAATTCTCGGCGAGACCGTGCATCGTCCAGCTAAGTTGGACAAGAAGTTGGCACGTGAACTCAAATCGCTGGCCAGTTCAGATGATCCCTATGACACCATCATTGGCAAGACCCTCTGCACAAACGATTTCTACGAGGGTCAGGGACGTCTCGATGGCGCCTTCTGTGAGTTCAGCGAATCGGACAAAATGACATATCTGGAGAAGCTGCGCGATCATGGCGTTGTTAACATCGAAATGGAGAGCACCATCTTTGCGGCGCTGACTCATCATGCGGGCATCAAGGCCGCTGTCGTCTGTGTGGCCCTGCTGAATCGCCTCAATGGCGATCAGGTCAACGCCCCCAAGGAGGTCATGCATGAGTGGCAGCAACGACCACAGATACTTGTCTCCAGATACATACGCAAGGTGCTCGCCCAGCATGGCCAGCTGAAGTCGTTGTTTGGGCATCAGGGATCTATTAAGTCGCCCAGACGCTTCAAGCTGGTACAGCAGGAATCTCAGGCCCATGAGTAA
- the LOC132784085 gene encoding uridine phosphorylase 2 isoform X4 has product MDQDILYHLALGSESHDLQEMFGEVKFVCMGGTPKRMENFAHFIMDEIGYKLPAGTQLQDISAYSYRYSMYKVGPVLCVSHGMGTPSVSILMHEMIKLMYHAKCMDPIFIRIGTCGGIGVEGGTVIITEDALDGQLRNSHEFTILGETVHRPAKLDKKLARELKSLASSDDPYDTIIGKTLCTNDFYEGQGRLDGAFCEFSESDKMTYLEKLRDHGVVNIEMESTIFAALTHHAGIKAAVVCVALLNRLNGDQVNAPKEVMHEWQQRPQILVSRYIRKVLAQHGQLKSLFGHQGSIKSPRRFKLVQQESQAHE; this is encoded by the exons ATGGATCAGGATATTCTATATCATTTGGCCTTGGGCAGTGAGAGTCATGACTTGCAAGAGATGTTTGGTGAAGTCAAG TTTGTTTGCATGGGCGGCACACCAAAGCGTATGGAGAATTTTGCACACTTCATCATGGATGAGATTGGCTACAAGCTACCCGCTGGCACACAACTCCAGGATATTAGCGCGTATTCGTACCGCTATTCGATGTACAAGGTGGGCCCAGTGCTGTGTGTCAGCCATGGCATGGGAACGCCCTCGGTGAGCATTCTGATGCACGAGATGATCAAGCTGATGTACCATGCCAAGTGCATGGATCCCATCTTCATTCGCATTGGCACCTGTGGTGGCATTGGCGTCGAGGGCGGCACGGTCATCATCACCGAGGATGCTCTCGATGGACAATTGAGGAACTCGCACGAGTTT ACAATTCTCGGCGAGACCGTGCATCGTCCAGCTAAGTTGGACAAGAAGTTGGCACGTGAACTCAAATCGCTGGCCAGTTCAGATGATCCCTATGACACCATCATTGGCAAGACCCTCTGCACAAACGATTTCTACGAGGGTCAGGGACGTCTCGATGGCGCCTTCTGTGAGTTCAGCGAATCGGACAAAATGACATATCTGGAGAAGCTGCGCGATCATGGCGTTGTTAACATCGAAATGGAGAGCACCATCTTTGCGGCGCTGACTCATCATGCGGGCATCAAGGCCGCTGTCGTCTGTGTGGCCCTGCTGAATCGCCTCAATGGCGATCAGGTCAACGCCCCCAAGGAGGTCATGCATGAGTGGCAGCAACGACCACAGATACTTGTCTCCAGATACATACGCAAGGTGCTCGCCCAGCATGGCCAGCTGAAGTCGTTGTTTGGGCATCAGGGATCTATTAAGTCGCCCAGACGCTTCAAGCTGGTACAGCAGGAATCTCAGGCCCATGAGTAA
- the LOC132784935 gene encoding uridine phosphorylase 1 encodes MSSCTSSLAKDVGELKAMMKAQNKRIDTLIKHIKEGCEAKEEAPPESTMSNMNPYIECLNPDILYHLALSTDTTDFPKMFGDVRFVCMGGTAARMLKFANFIMKEIGLKMNSGVKLKDLAEDANRYALYKVGPVLCASHGIGGPSISILLHELIKIMHHAKCQNPVFFRMGTSGGINIEPGSVVITSEALDGQLRPVHEVVVHTVPELRPAKLDRELAQELKSLSDPCHDGYDTIIGKTLCANDFYEGQSRLDGAFCSYTPEKKKAFLEQVAGQGVLNMEMESTAFAAITNQAGIRSAVVCVTILDRLESDQITTPLEILKEWDSRPQTLIARYMQKVLFDIGDEDCSGSESCDCAGGDQAQPAQEVQPAQQAQPLEQNQSIEQTEPGDE; translated from the exons ATGTCGTCATGCACATCTTCGTTGGCCAAAGATGTCGGGGAACTAAAGG CAATGATGAAGGCTCAAAATAAACGAATCGACACGCTTATCAAGCATATCAAGGAAGGTTGCGAGGCAAAGGAGGAAGCACCACCGGAGAGTACAATGTCTAACATGAATCCCTATATCGAGTGCCTCAATCCAGATATTTTATACCATCTAGCCTTAAGCACGGATACAACAGACTTTCCCAAAATGTTTGGCGATGTGCGC TTTGTTTGCATGGGAGGAACCGCAGCACGCATGCTTAAGTTTGCCAATTTCATCATGAAGGAGATTGGTCTGAAGATGAACTCTGGCGTCAAACTAAAAGATCTGGCAGAAGATGCCAATCGTTATGCTTTATATAAGGTTGGTCCAGTGCTGTGTGCTAGTCATGGCATTGGTGGACCATCGATTAGCATTTTGTTGCATGAACTCATCAAAATAATGCATCATGCCAAGTGCCAAAATCCTGTCTTCTTTCGCATGGGAACTTCGGGTGGCATTAACATTGAGCCCGGCAGTGTTGTCATCACATCCGAGGCACTTGATGGTCAGTTGAGACCCGTTCACGAGGTTGTCGTACACACAGTTCCCGAGCTGCGTCCCGCTAAATTGGATCGGGAATTGGCTCAAGAACTGAAGTCATTATCGGATCCCTGTCATGATGGCTACGATACGATCATTGGTAAAACTCTGTGTGCCAATGATTTCTACGAAGGTCAATCTCGATTAGACGGTGCCTTTTGTTCCTACACTCCCGAGAAGAAGAAGGCATTCCTCGAGCAAGTCGCGGGGCAGGGAGTTCTCAATATGGAGATGGAAAGCACAGCATTCGCTGCGATAACAAATCAAGCTGGTATTCGATCCGCCGTCGTTTGTGTAACCATCCTCGATCGCCTAGAGAGTGATCAG ATAACCACGCCACTTGAAATACTTAAGGAGTGGGACTCGCGACCACAGACTTTGATTGCTCGGTACATGCAAAAAGTGCTCTTTGACATCGGTGACGAGGATTGCAGTGGATCCGAGTCCTGCGATTGCGCTGGAGGAGATCAAGCTCAACCTGCACAAGAAGTTCAACCTGCACAGCAAGCTCAGCCCCTTGAGCAAAATCAGTCTATTGAACAAACTGAGCCTGGCGatgaataa
- the LOC132785076 gene encoding uridine phosphorylase 1, which produces MSKGVELKNPNLKNMSSDYLYHLTINVANTVDTSDIQQQFGDVKVVCMGGTSSRMRDLALYLRNVLGNSDTSEPIDLAEAGHRYALFKEGPILLASHGVGSSTASVVLHELLKLLKYAKCQDPVIIRIGTCGGVGVAPGTVVVTKNAFNGYLRNEHEIPILGKRVVRPAYFPEQVIQDILNHGNRIEDGFDTIIANTMSTDCFYEGQGRIDGAVCEYDDAAKLEFLKECHKLGIRNIEMEATMLSSLTLQAGVKAADICVTIVNRLNGDQVEITPETKKAFEQRPFLIVGRYIQGLLGK; this is translated from the exons ATGTCGAAAGG CGTTGAACTGAAAAATCCCAACTTGAAGAACATGTCTTCGGATTATTTATACCATCTGACCATCAATGTAGCCAATACTGTTGATACCAGCGATATTCAGCAACAATTTGGCGATGTGAAG GTGGTTTGCATGGGCGGTACCTCATCGCGTATGCGTGATCTGGCTTTATATCTGCGAAATGTGCTCGGCAATTCGGACACCAGCGAACCAATTGATCTGGCCGAGGCAGGTCATCGCTATGCACTCTTTAAAGAAGGTCCAATACTGCTTGCCAGCCATGGTGTTGGCTCCTCCACTGCCTCCGTGGTGCTTCACGAGCTGTTGAAGCTGCTGAAGTATGCCAAGTGCCAGGATCCCGTCATCATACGCATCGGCACTTGCggtggcgttggcgttgctCCAGGCACCGTAGTGGTCACTAAGAATGCCTTCAACGGTTACTTGCGCAATGAACACGAGATC CCTATTCTCGGCAAGCGTGTTGTGCGACCAGCTTATTTCCCCGAGCAAGTTATCCAAGACATTCTCAACCATGGCAACCGCATCGAAGATGGCTTTGATACCATTATAGCCAACACCATGTCCACAGACTGTTTCTATGAAG GTCAAGGCCGCATCGATGGCGCTGTTTGTGAATACGATGATGCGGCCAAGTTAGAGTTCCTCAAGGAGTGTCATAAGCTGGGCATACGCAACATTGAAATGGAGGCCACAATGTTATCCTCGCTGACGCTACAAGCTGGTGTCAAGGCAGCTGATATTTGTGTGACAATCGTCAATCGTTTGAACGGTGATCAG GTGGAAATCACACCCGAAACCAAAAAAGCCTTCGAGCAGCGACCTTTTCTAATTGTAGGCAGATATATTCAGGGATTGCTTGGCAAGTAA
- the LOC132787007 gene encoding sperm-associated antigen 1 produces the protein MEKEKPLLQKYNIPLNHLDFAYIKECKSAREMEKIVKILRSGEEGYFPDLMRCAEEKLKELKPDSKLFRFEEAIRSSSVLDKNELKPIYDWNDDIKTKDSALNELKEETNDDDASGMPPVRTPCKIDVDKPNNESKPKTDSSQKGNDKSTTKTNEQRIKSTDYGKWDKYDPDEEILRMDLEEERTKEQAQIKVNKMAPLIKEELANICEQSVEEQRLQCQLKKLSHLEREQYGEKHRLRGNEYFNVKEYDNAIKEYTRSIVYDPEHAARSYNNRALCYIKLQNYLAAIDDCEGCLKLEPDNVKALLRLADSNFAHGRRRESHDIYQRVLNVDPNNANALKALEQLRAQLGELAPAHATRMIIEELPVEKPKPKAQVKPIAKPAKPAKEYDLAELVKPNRVVKSKMLSAAEALGGQLKGSKTTEQKNPQHSQNPLLIHPQMPSAQPELRLPHGNNNNNMGNKKLLIQEL, from the exons atggaaaaagaaaaaccccttttgcaaaaatacaatataccatTAAACCATTTAGACTTTGCTTACATAAAGGAATGCAAAAGTGCGcgagaaatggaaaaaatcgTAAAGATTTTGCGTTCCGGCGAAGAAGGTTATTTTCCCGACTTGATGCGGTGTGCTGAAGAAAAACTAAAGGAATTAAAACCCGATAGCAAATTGTTTCGCTTCGAGGAAGCTATTCGCAGCAGCAGTGTATTGGATAAAAATGAGCTAAAACccatatat GATTGGAATGACGACATAAAGACAAAGGACAGCGCACTGAACGAGCTGAAAGAGGAAACGAATGACGACGATGCCTCAGGCATGCCGCCTGTGCGAACGCCTTGCAAGATAGATGTGGACAAGCCGAATAATGAATCCAAGCCCAAAACAGATTCATCCCAAAAGGGAAACGATAAGTCAACGACGAAAACGAACGAACAGCGTATCAAATCAACGGATTATGGGAAATGGGATAAATATGATCCGGATGAGGAAATTCTACGCATGGATTTGGAAGAGGAACGCACTAAAGAGCAGGCGCAAATTAAGGTTAACAAGATGGCACCCCTGATTAAAGAGGAACTTGCCAACATCTGTGAACAGTCGGTTGAGGAGCAACGACTGCAGTGTCAACTTAAGAAGCTGAGTCATCTGGAGCGTGAACAATACGGCGAGAA GCATCGACTGCGTGGAAACGAGTACTTCAATGTAAAGGAGTACGACAATGCCATTAAGGAATATACTCGCTCTATAGTTTATGATCCAGAGCATGCAGCTCGTTCCTATAACAATCGCGCCTTATGCT ATATAAAGCTACAAAATTATCTGGCTGCTATAGATGATTGTGAAGGCTGCTTGAAGTTGGAACCAGACAATGTGAAAGCTCTACTTCGTCTGGCCGATTCCAATTTTGCTCACGGCAGACGTCGCGAG TCCCACGACATCTATCAACGTGTGCTGAATGTTGATCCCAATAATGCCAACGCTCTCAAGGCTCTAGAGCAGCTGCGTGCTCAGCTAGGAGAATTGGCGCCAGCTCATGCCACACGCATGATCATCGAGGAGTTGCCAGTGGAGAAACCAAAACCCAAGGCACAAGTTAAACCGATTGCAAAGCCCGCAAAACCAGCCAAGGAATACGATTTGGCCGAGTTGGTAAAACCAAATCGTGTGGTTAAGAGTAAAATGCTGAGCGCCGCTGAAGCGCTGGGTGGACAACTGAAGGGCAGCAAGACAACCGAACAAAAGAATCCACAGCATTCACAGAATCCACTCCTGATCCATCCACAGATGCCCTCGGCACAGCCTGAGCTGCGTTTGCCTCACggtaataataacaacaatatggGCAACAAAAAGTTGCTCATACAAGAACTGTAG
- the LOC132783895 gene encoding uncharacterized protein LOC132783895 has protein sequence MSYGLDAESLETLTFERSKTWSNFLKSCEEIKNGDEIHVSQFESIFDDLGTEEQDEESMMEFEEAEEDDVEDDINTTHHMTKSQLTQMLTTGTNKEILDQTMPIVEEHRRKWKEAGLDRILNTFDAHQIEEHVGGWMRRNNSCYIGPSPKASALSEYYKHHELVESEEEEEETEQTVLYMRNSCKSSASKKCQKSPRTAVKMYRTLPPMHSERRARYAAWQLSEEQEQRKHMRSMIQQSKERHRRQRERELIFHTSPRHYSCSMVHKMRKHRDYSRLLPASLSSEEELENSLCECESCNSTTAAHSYYSSYRNNYHSRSMRDPYLRDHHHRHEQRYALESRSFSNNVYCKRSMRHQLQRQHAFDHDRRPRLVENKCGCCNSGRLCSKVVHIANSSTEEWVVENKSSPDAYPFETPKQSSSRGKTPLKMSTTRPKAPAKTKIKTIDEELWFEPPKVNLGNNVKTNIRAKMKSIEEERLIEPPKATFFNNFMAPIKSKSKAVEEDMIFETPRTTVANSSKAPIKTRSKDKELADEFLFEPPKEKLGNKSRAPIKSKNRAVEEDMLLETPAATIGYNTKAAIKAKSKDKELADEFLFEQPKEKLAKQSKAPIKSKSKAVEEDMLLETPTANVGNSSKAPIKAKSKDEELAEEFVFEPPKEKLGYKSRAPIKSKNRAVEEDVLLETPKATVGNSSKAPIKANSKDKELAEELLFKTPTATCGNNSKAPNQTNMNDIEEELYKQPILVTSNTKSKPKATVSFSNAVESVPSTSKASTKSKAQKSSKKEQQLPTNDVQNSVASPPKSTPPTPEKPITKARATRAAKAPRQKKPATKTAKKVAKSKKNQEEIDEDELDEEFKRALVLSEQTYVEEQKKSKSQAAAETESPQLPEQSMFNNQSVACNSTALSNDTACGRTLKPQKNRVNSNVCIDLCSPDSSRNDIPADTDCTMVTSTTTGCDEAVAAAAKRPQLKISKKGVLLYEPQNMVENSRSESIISNKSTANFTLSEHTLSPIIGKQKARKFFKYYTGSCSFDSRCYVYYCPPDKLLNALNTDSKSLDVDLDSSGSSSCDDDLEILAGLGVIYTEIDKGNGDD, from the exons atgtccTATGGGCTTGATGCGGAATCGCTGGAGACGCTCACCTTCGAACGATCCAAAACTTGGTCGAATTTTTTAAAG agtTGCgaggaaattaaaaatggagATGAAATTCATGTGTCGCAATTTGAAAGTATATTCGATGATCTGGGTACCGAGGAGCAGGACGAAGAATCCATGATGGAGTTTGAAGAGGCCGAAGAAGATGATGTCGAGGACGACATAAATACAACACATCACATGACGAAATCGCAGTTAACACAGATGCTAACCACCGGCACCAATAAGGAAATTCTCGACCAAACAATGCCCATAGTGGAGGAACATAGGCGCAAGTGGAAGGAGGCGGGCTTGGACCGCATACTCAACACATTCGATGCCCATCAGATCGAAGAGCATGTGGGTGGGTGGATGCGACGCAATAATAGTTGCTATATTGGACCTTCTCCTAAGGCATCAGCATTATCAGAGTACTACAAACACCATGAGCTGGTCGAAagcgaggaggaggaggaggagaccGAGCAGACAGTCCTCTATATGCGTAACAGTTGTAAAAGCTCGGCCAGCaagaaatgccaaaaaagTCCACGCACAGCCGTTAAAATGTATCGCACTCTGCCCCCGATGCACAGTGAACGGCGTGCCCGATATGCCGCCTGGCAGCTGAGCGAAGAGCAGGAGCAACGTAAGCACATGCGATCGATGATCCAGCAAAGCAAAGAGCGACATCGGCGACAGCGCGAACGTGAGCTAATCTTCCACACGAGTCCACGACACTATTCGTGCAGCATGGTGCACAAAATGCGCAAGCATCGCGACTACTCACGCTTATTGCCAGCATCGTTGTCCAGCGAGGAAGAACTGGAGAATAGTCTCTGCGAATGCGAGTCCTGCAATTCGACAACTGCTGCTCATTCATACTATTCGTCTTATCGCAATAACTATCATAGTCGCAGTATGCGCGATCCATATCTTcgtgatcatcatcatcggcatGAGCAGCGTTACGCACTGGAGTCGCGATCGTTCTCCAACAATGTGTATTGCAAGCGCAGCATGCGACATCAGCTGCAGCGTCAGCACGCCTTTGACCATGATCGTCGTCCGCGCTTGGTAGAGAACAAATGTGGATGCTGCAATAGTGGGCGACTCTGCTCGAAAGTGGTGCACATTGCCAACAGCTCAACGGAGGAATGGGTGGTGGAGAACAAGAGCAGTCCTGATGCCTACCCTTTTGAGACACCAAAGCAGAGTTCTTCACGTGGGAAGACACCTCTTAAAATGAGTACAACACGCCCCAAGGCGCCtgctaaaacaaaaatcaaaactatTGACGAGGAACTGTGGTTTGAGCCACCCAAAGTAAACCTTGGCAATAACGTCAAGACGAACATTAgagcaaaaatgaaatcaattgaaGAAGAACGTCTCATTGAGCCACCCAAAGCAacatttttcaacaatttcatgGCGCCCATTAAATCAAAGAGCAAAGCAGTTGAAGAAGATATGATTTTTGAGACACCCAGAACAACAGTTGCCAACAGCTCCAAGGCGCCAATTAAAACAAGGTCAAAGGACAAAGAACTTGCAGATGAATTCCTTTTTGAACCACCTAAAGAAAAATTGGGCAACAAATCGAGGGCaccaattaaatcaaaaaacagGGCAGTTGAAGAAGATATGCTTCTTGAGACACCTGCAGCAACAATTGGGTACAACACCAAGGCGGCAATTAAAGCAAAGTCAAAGGACAAAGAACTTGCAGATGAATTCCTTTTTGAGCAACCTAAAGAAAAATTGGCTAAACAATCCAAGGCGCCCATTAAATCAAAGAGCAAGGCAGTTGAGGAAGATATGCTTCTTGAGACACCTACAGCAAATGTTGGCAACAGCTCCAAGGCGCCAATTAAAGCAAAGTCAAAGGACGAAGAACTTGCAGAGGAATTTGTTTTTGAACCACCTAAAGAAAAATTGGGCTACAAATCGAGGGCaccaattaaatcaaaaaacagGGCAGTTGAAGAAGATGTGCTTCTTGAGACACCCAAAGCAACAGTTGGCAACAGCTCCAAGGCGCcaataaaagcaaactcaAAGGACAAGGAACTTGCGGAGGAATTGCTTTTTAAGACACCTACAGCAACATGTGGCAACAACTCCAAGGCACCCAATCAAACAAATATGAACGATATTGAAGAAGAATTATATAAGCAACCCATACTAGTAACCAGCAATACAAAATCCAAGCCAAAGGCAACTGTATCGTTCTCCAATGCTGTAGAATCCGTGCCAAGCACATCAAAGGCATCAACGAAATCCAAGGCTCAGAAGAGTTCTAAGAAGGAGCAACAATTGCCGACAAATGATGTTCAAAATTCTGTGGCCAGTCCACCAAAGTCGACGCCACCAACGCCTGAGAAACCAATCACTAAGGCTAGGGCCACTAGAGCCGCCAAAGCACCAAGGCAAAAGAAGCCAGCAACTAAAACAGCCAAGAAAGTGGCTAAATCGAAAAAGAATCAGGAGGAAATAGATGAAGATGAACTGGACGAAGAATTCAAGCGAGCCTTGGTGCTGTCCGAGCAAACTTATGTGGAGgagcaaaaaaaatcgaagTCACAAGCAGCTGCCGAAACCGAATCGCCGCAGTTACCGGAGCAATCGATGTTTAACAATCAAAGTGTGGCATGCAACTCAACGGCGCTGAGCAATGACACAGCGTGCGGACGTACTCTTAAACCACAAAAGAATAGAGTCAACTCGAATGTCTGTATTGATCTCTGTAGCCCAGACAGCTCTCGAAATGATATACCAGCTGATACGGACTGCACCATGGTTACATCGACGACGACAGGATGTGATgaagcagttgctgctgctgccaagcGACCGCAGTTGAAGATATCGAAGAAAGGTGTGCTCCTGTATGAGCCACAGAATATGGTTGAAAACAGTCGCAGTGAAAGTATTATTTCAAACAAAAGTACTGCGAACTTTACGCTTTCAGAGCATACTTTGAGCCCTATTATTGGTAAACAAAAAGCCCGCAAGTTTTTCAAATACTACACGGGCAGCTGCAGCTTTGATAGTCGCTGCTATGTTTATTATTGTCCACCGGACAAATTGTTGAATGCCTTGAACACCGATTCCAAGTCCTTAGATGTAGATTTAGATTCATCTGGTTCTAGCAGTTGCGACGATGATTTGGAAATATTGGCAGGCTTGGGCGTCATTTACACCGAGATAGATAAAGGCAACGGGGACGATTGA